AATTCTCTCTGGGGCTAATGAATTATTATGGAAATTTATTCTGaattgtgagaaaaaattgcccctctggatccttttgtatctctcccctcccaccttaaacctatgccttctggttttagaatcccctacctttgggaaaagatattgactatctcgctgatctatgcccctcattattttatagacccctacaagatcacccctaagcctcctacgcaccagagaaaaaagtcccagtctatccagcctctccttataactcaaaccatcaagtcctggtagcatcctagtaaattttttctgtactctttctagttaataatatcctttctataatagggcgaccagaattgcacacagtattccaagtgtagccttaccaatgtcttgtacaacttcaacaagacgtcccaactcctgtattcaatgttctgaccaatgaaaccaagcatgctgaatgccttcttcaccactctgtccacctgtgactccattttcaaggagctgtgaacctgtatccctagatctctttgttctataactttccccaacgccctaccattaactgagtaagtcctgccctggtctgatctaccaaaatgcatcaccttgcatttatcgaaattaaaccccatctgccatttgtcagctcattggcccaattgatcaggatcccgttgcattccttgataaccttcttcactgtccattatgccactaatcttggtgtcatctgcaaacttactaaccatggttTATTATTGTTCTCATTTACAAAGAAGAACAGAAGTAAATTTAAGCAAGGCGATAGATGTTTGCCATAACCATtacaaggtttttaaaaaatatcaggaTGTTCATTTTTAAGTGTGCATTGTACAGGCTCCAATCCCCAACTACCAGCAGCCTGTGGAGGCCCCAGTGGTGTCACGGAGTGATCACGTGACTGCCCTCTTAAAGGGGCAATGCCACACACAGTAATTACAGGAATAGACAAGTATACTAATTTACTGACTGATAAATAAGGCAGGTTAAATATTATTTATTAATATTGGGCCTCAACtattaggtaggaaagtaagtaatACAGGATCGAATTACAGAAGAGACTAGTTCGCAATTTATCCAAGAAAATATCTTGGGCTGACCTTACTTTTGTAACAGTTCCCTTTTAAATAATGAGGTTAAGCATGATAGGGGCTGGCGGGAGGATCAAGGTAATTGTCCAATTTGAAGATTAACTAGAGCAGTCAAACTTCTGATCTGGCATCTTTTCCATAAGCTGTTTGTGGTATTCGCAAGCAGGGTAAGAAACAGCAACCAACAAAAATGAACAATCCTCCCTGTGACACACAGTTTGGAAATTTCCTTTGGAGGTGGGAATCAGAAGTTATATTTAATCCCAACATTGTGATCCTATTCCCATCCAACAGGCAGGATTCTTTTGCCTTGGAGGGAAGGTTGGTTTGGAGTCGGGCCTGTTACTGAGGTACAGAAAGGGACAGGCTGATGCAAAGGTGGCCAGATTAAAAGGCCCACCTCTGTCCAATAAAAGTTCTTCATTGACACCAGCAGTTCCTCCACATTAAGTTAAACCTCCAGATCAGTGTGAAGTCTTTCCCACCCACCTTTCCCCCattagagaaatttcaaataatcagggatATAAGACACCAATAAAACTACTAGCACTAAGTGAAATTACTCCAGATCAGAGTTACAGACTAACAGGGGTTCTGTCGACATAAAGACGCATATAATCACAGTAAGAGATTTCAACAAGTAagagatttgaacaagtatttctgatttaaacatgtattttgaatttgaacatgtatttttaaagttatctgtacactttagccaaaggcaggctgctCCAGAGCATGATGGGATGCAAACTGAGTAAGacgaaccacattctttggaacaattaAACCACGGAATGTGTATATTCTTATCAGCATGAGTAACCGACTGTACGGGTTCCCAAAGCCATAGTATGAATAGAGCTGTTCAATTTGTACTGATAAGACAGTGCTTCTCAGACATGGGAATACCAACTGTCTGATCATGGATGGAATTGAGAGTTGGTGATACCAGTACCTTTGAACACTACAGCTAAGCATCAGGGATTGCTATGCGACAGGGAGAAAGAAACATCTGGATTCTatggaccaatgaaatcccatgatgtcagaggTAGAATGTAATTGGCTAAGGTGTATGGCAACTGTTAACAATGATTGATTTGTACTAATGATGACTGATTCATAACTAATGGGAAGGCGGGaaaagcaaacttgaaaatgtataattgtcCTGTCTGATGTACTGTAACTTCAGAGTGGTATTGGAATGCTCAGGGCCTTCTCTTCAAAGAGGTGTTGTACTGCCCAATGCTATTTCTCCCAGTGatcgttggtcaaataaagatatgTCTTTAACCAGGATACTGACTTCCCGAgtattagctaaagttaagctcaatacttagcctctgaaaaaacCCCGCAATACCCCCTCATCCCTACAGCCCTCCACATCTCCCCTTCACTCATCATCTCATCACCTAggccactcacccagtatccactttATAAACAGAACTCACATGCCCCATAATAACATTAGGAAGTCGTTGAAaagctaataaatttgtcaatatTAAACATTAACTGATAATGCACTTTTATAAATCTGTCAAAATATAAAATCATCATTTGAATAGGCACTTAAAAATCAATTAGTCTCTTCAGAAGCTTGTAAATCTGTCAAAGCCATCAAACTCTCATTCCAAAGAACTGCTGAATAAACAAACTCTGTACTTCGGAACTCATTAGTGCTTTGGAAGCCAATCAAGTTATCAAACTCATGTTTCATAGGATAGCTAAGTAAACAAACTCTGCTCTTCAAATCTAGCAGTGCTTTTGAAAGCAGAACAACTGTTTGTACATCTGACAGAGCTTGCAAACAGCCAAATAGATAACTGAACTGATCCATAAAGAATGGCTGAAACTAATGTGGAGAGTTTAAACAATCAGTTCTGAACCTCACACTGGGCTGGCCTTTTAATATTATACAATGTAAGATAGCACTTTATCCAGCGATGATCAGTGGATGAATGCATCTGAAGACATTGCCACCGTTCTGTCACTTTACAACTTGTTACTTGTCAGAAGTAACAACCTGACAACCAAATTATTTAATGGTCACTTATATTTTACAATCACAGCATCATCATCATTTATTTTTGGAAAGATAGGTACAACTCAGGCCAAATAATTTTATGATAAGCTGTAAAGGAGACAACATCATTTTTATTAATCTTTTATACTCTTATTGGCTCCAACCCATGGTTCCCACTTTCACTCCACAGATGTGATTTAGAAAGGCTTCCAAATCCTGGTGCATCCATGAAAATTCCAGAATTTCTGAAATTCCCACTTCTACAATGATGCCAACAACTTTTAAAGTGGAGCAACTCAGGTTCCCACCCTGCCCTCTTTctatgcttcatcaatgatctctaCCACATGGCAGGTAGAATATGGCAACTTAAAATCTGAACTCATCTGACACAGAATCATGGTGGGTGTAGCAGACCATTCGCTCTCTGACCTCCTCCAAGCCAAAGATGATTTTACTCTTGACAAGGCTGTCTGTCTGGTTAGACTCTGAACTGCATAACCAACACAGAACATTTCGTAGGGAAAAAGCCACACCTCACTCTGCCACATCAAGCCACAGAAGTGCAGGGATGGCCAATTCAGAGAAAGCCACATCTGAACCACCCAGATGAACAACCTTGGCAACACTGCAGTGCAAAGTGTCATCACAGGAAAGACCAATGTCCTGCGAATACTGCCCAGCGCATCCACTGCTACAGTTAGGAACATTTCAGTAAACTTTGAAATCAGGATCCTAGCATCACACAGACAACCTGAAAGCAATCCATGAGGTTGAGGCCAGTGACCTGGAAGGTACTCAGCCTCTCTTTTTAGGAAACATCAGCTGATgaggctcttcattccaggatgcAGACAACATTGTAAACAGCCATCTAAACAACTTTAAGTTAGTTTCAGATGCCAGAGTGGCAATTGAGGGGGGGTCCAACTCCCAATCATTGGCAGAATACAGGAACCCTTGAAATACATCAATAAACAGATCATGGAGCTGATGTACATTGTGCAAAATCAGCCCTTCTATCTCATCAGCAGGGATAGCTACGTAGCTGTCAATCTTCTCCAGCGAGCAGAAGAAGTAAAGGTGACCACGGTTCCCACCCAGTTGGAATGGCATCCTCCCAGAGGTTCAACCAAAAATAAAAAGAGGGCATATTCGGTATTGTCTCCATGACACCCCTGCTTCTAACTCACTGATGAGATTGCTACCAATGAAACCAGTGCCCTGGAGATAATTTGTGTTGTTACGGTTACTATGATGCCGCAGTGAAATAAATACTGTTTAATTTTTCACTGTCATAGATTATCATTAGCCTGGTATGGTTTTGTTAATTTTATAAGCAACATACATAGGAAGCTCAGTACAATAAAGATGTTGTAAGCTCATATTCTTATCCGGTATCAAAGTTAACCAAATGAAAAACAATTTAGAAAATCACTCACCTAATGGCTTCCTGTAACAATCCAAGTTGAAAATTGGTAGTCTCCAGTATTTTACAAAGCTTTGCATATGGTGATTCTGTAATGTCTTGAACGCTATGTGTGTTATTTTGTATTTGCTGAATTCTTGATGAgatattaaaataaataaacaaactaaaaaGGTGGTATACTGAAGTGGATGGAGAttctacagaacaaagaaaagtgtgaAAAGAAAAACCAATTTAAATATGGTGGCGTATGACAATGATGAAAATAATACAAGGATGAGAATAAGCAAAATAATAGGTTGAAACATCTGGGCAGGCAAATACAAAAAGCAAGAATTACTGTTAAATAACAGCCATACACATATCAATAGAAGCAACATGAGTTTTTAGAAAAAATACAAGTATAGAAATGTCACAATATAATTTTGAGTATATTACTGCAGATAAAATAGTAAACAACTTAATACATAAAACTGATGACTGCTGTCAGAACTTTGTATGTCAGGATAGATAATGTTTGCAATGCACACTATTGAACTTATCCAAGGTTACTTAGAACTTAAGAATAACATTTAACGACATCTATGTGTCACGTCATGTGTTATCTGGGAATCTAGCTGAACATTTTTGTGCATTTAGGTTAAATGCTGCTAACGTCCAGAGAACTGCCTTCTTTTGCTAAATGTTACCCAATACAATAACCAACAATGTACCTACCAGCATATATGAAGTATGCTACAAAAATGTAAATTTTACATTGAAGTTGTCAACATTTAATTATATTAAACAATTGACATTGGACCTTGCTTACCTGACTGACAGACAAAGGTTCTTCTGTATTTTTTTCGTCTGCTGTTTTTGGAACCTCTAGTCTGTCTATGAAAGTTTGCAGCTCCTTCCTAAATGCTTTCATCTGAGCATTGATTCTGTAGAGAAGTTCGTGTTCTCTAATCCTGCTGCTTTCATCCTCTTCCTCCATTCTGCCAAATAGATCACCATTTGCTACATAAATTCTTGCTTCAGTTATAATTGTGCTTGTGTCTGTGATCAACCGATCTATAGTTCTGCTCAGTCGCTCTGCCTCCAGCCGTATGTCCGACATTTGTTGTCGGTCCTTGAGGTTTTTTTGAAGCAATCTGCCATCTGTAGAAAATAAAGATCTTGGTGGAGTCTGTAAGCACCTGATGTTGCGAACTTCTTCAGAGTCACTTTCTCCACCAATGGGCCCTTCTCTTTTCCTGTGAGGAGGCCGAGAATCATCATCACTTTCTTTCTTTCCTGCGTCACTTTCTGCATCACTGTCTCTGGGGCTGCCACGGATGCCCAAGTGGGATGCCAGGTCATAGCGTTGCATATTGGACATTAGCACACGATTTTCATATTGTAGCTGCATGACTTTGCCACTGAGTTCATTGATCTGCATCCTGGCTGCTTTGAGTTCCTCTTGAAGAACTTCTGTAACTTTGGAATTATCATTATTCCTGGAAGTATCCTGCACACTTCCTGTTTTATACTTGTACTTATTGACCTCAGCAGAAAGTCGTTTATTTTGGTCTTCCAGGTCAGCCAGATTTCGTCTCAGCAATTCTGCTTCATCCTCAACAAGCTGCAAGTTCTGTCTTAGTTCTGACACAGCTTCACTTTGATCCCGAAAAGCAGAAGCACCGACACCAATATAATCTTCACCGGCTGCTCCTTCTTTCTCATAGTGGCCCCTTATATCatccaactcagccttcaatCCTCTGTTTTCAACCTCAAGCTCAACTATCTTCCTTCCCAGGATATTTGCTTCTTCTTCCACCAGACGGAGGCGAAGTTTTAGTTCAGCTTCTCTAGTTGTCGGTGGCCCTCCTGCTTCACCTTTTGGCAAAGGACTATCCAGATCCCCATAAAAGGATCTGTACTTTTGCAGCTCACACTCAAGTCTATCTTTTTCTTTATCGATTTTTGCCATTTTCTTGCGCATTAAAATTGCCTCTTCCTTGACAAACTGTAGTTGGCATTTTATATCATCATTGTCCTCCTTGAGAGTGGGGGTAATGAACAAAAACAAAGATTCTCATGTCTATCATTTGAAGTAACAGATACCAATGAAACAGTACAAACAAGTAAATGTGGCTTTGTACaactgtgaatctgtgaaacagaACAACAGTTTGTGTTTTTCATACTTCAGAAGATTTCTATTGGAATGAACAATTTCAGCTACCAGCATATGAAAAGTTAACTTCAAAGACAACTTGTATTTgtataacaacagtaacataataaaagatcccaaagtgcttcatatcAGTGTTAAAAGCAAAATTTGAAGCATAGCCACATGAAGTGATATTAGAGAAGATGGTCAAAAGAATGGCCAAAGAgagcagttttaaaggagcatcttaaaggaggaaaagaaagagatagagagggaaGAGATTTGGTGGCAGAGATGTTGCAGTGCTCGGTGCCTAGGCAGCTggatggccaccaatggtggggcaATTAAAAGCAAGGATGCTCAAAAGGtctgaattagaggagcacagctaTCACAGAGGGATGTGGGCTTAGAGGAGATTACAGCGATAGggaagggtgaggccatggatGGCTTTGAAAACAAGAACGAGGATTTGGCATTACTCAACCGGGAGTCATATAGGTCAGCAAACTCAGAGTTGATGAGTACACCATACATATAACTAAAAGATCATCAGAGGTGCACTATTCAATTTAAAATCCACCTCAATTTAATGAAACCTTAACTTAAtgggcactgctacctcacagcgccaggaaccgggtttgattcccagcttgggtaattgtctgtgcggagtctgcatgggtttcctctgggtgctccggtttcctcccacagtctgaaagttgtgctggttaggtgcattgggcttgctaaattctccctcagtgtacccgaacaggcatcggaatgtggcgactaggggattttcacagtaacttcattgcagtgtaaatgtaagccttatctgtgacactaataaataaacataaatttAAAAACTTAAAACAATACCGGAATGTACTGATAGAACTAATTTGTCAAAAATTGTCATAAATCAGCTGATCCAATTGCAGATTAGGTAGCAAGTGTGCACCATGCTTCAAGCTCACTTATTTGGTTGAAACAGGTCATACTCAGATTTTTAGGTCCCATTATCTTCACAGTAATCTGATGATCCTGCAAACTGTAACATAAATATTGAAAGCTCATCTCTTTAAACATAAAATGTTTGCCGAGATAGATTGAACTTTAGCATTATTGGTACCACAAATGAATGAACGATAGCACTCCTGATAATGAAGCAATGCCTCAGTATTGTGTTGAAGTGTCAATCTGAATTATGTACTCAAGGCTTACTGAACAGAACTTGAACTGAGAACTTCAGCCTCAAATATGATCACTGAGCTAATTTGATACTGACAGAATTCACAACAGCCCaaggtgggacttgaactcgtGATTAATGTATTCATCGTCCAAGCCTCCAGATCAGTtgttcccaaccttttatatgtcatggcacacctGTATGCTATAAAAAAAATTGAggcacacctcctattttctctgttttcTTCCCTTACTAGGAACTATTTTTTAACCActtcctgtctctctcattcCTCCCAGGGTTTTTGCACCCTGTTTGAGTTTTCGCTTTTTGTGCAGGGCCTTTGTCTTCAACTCCAAGTCCTGTTGGTCATGCACATAAAAAAGATTCATTGGGTCTTGGAAAAACTAACCTCAGAGCTGAAGACGAAGGTTGATTTTAGTTTAATTGcatgaattttgaatcttttttcatgACACAATTGGAGGATCTCCATGGCACACTAGTTGGGAACTACTGCTCTagaggcttggactgataaataCATTAATTGTGTCAGTGCCAAATTAGCTCAGCTGGTATTGTGATCATACTTGAGTCTGAAGGCTCTCAGTTCAAATCTTGTTCTGTAAGACTTAAGAGAATAATTCAGGTTGACACTTCAACGCAATACTTCAGGAGTGCTGTCTTTCATTCGTTTGTGGTACCGATAATGCTGAGGTTTAATCTCTGTACAGACTTAGTTTTCGGGAGAGTGAACCTGTGAGGAAACAGTGTCAGAGGCCAACAAGTAAAAATGGTCAATGaaaaacagtgagattggagGAAGTAAATCTGAAGGTAAACATTGCAGCAGTTAGTGTgatgatgaatgaataaaaaataatattgAAAGGAAATCTGCACTCCCTTAACATTTTCCAAAAGGTTACATACTAAGTAATGAACGTCAATTGCATAAAACCTGCACATATGCATGCAGCTTTCAGGGGACCATTATGCTGCTCATTGCCACTTGACAATAAGCATCTTGTTGGTTTTTGGTGAGGCTGCTGAGGAATGACCTTATGCCCAAATAAAAGTGCATAGGTTTGATGGATGTTGGCCACTTCTGATCATGCTTCCAGGGCCTAATAATGAATTTGCACTGCCACTGCTGACATAAAGCAGTGGAGAACATCTAAAAATATAGGCTAGAAGAGATGCAAAGCTAAGGATGTTGTAATATTCTAACGTCATGATACTGATTCTTAGTTCGGTGGGCTTAAGTTGTACAGTGGGCAGGGACTGTGTCACCCACTTAATGTCCTCGTGTGGTGCCCGAGCCATTTTAATGATTGGGCTTCATTTGAAATAGAGAAGTATCATTATTGAATCAACACTCAAAAACAGCTTACTGAGCTAAGGAGGCACACAAAATTTGATGACTTCTCCCCAGAACTGAGAAAGTGCAAGTGAAGTGGAAGTGAAAGTGCAACAGGAGAGGCAATCACAGGGAGTGCATtggggacaggctgagtgtgag
Above is a window of Mustelus asterias chromosome 5, sMusAst1.hap1.1, whole genome shotgun sequence DNA encoding:
- the mtcl3 gene encoding microtubule cross-linking factor 3 — encoded protein: MHTKNTAEPDNQNERAAGGSNMETIMTEQEKSLQEEVEKLRSENLGLKAEIEEMRNEMDEMRDSFYEEDACQLQDLRRELERANKNCRILQYRLRKTERKRMRFAQTGEMDNELLRSLEQDLKVAKDVSVRLHHELENVEEKRTKTEEENETLRQQLIEAEITKQALQNELDKIKESSLKRRGSKDLQKSEKKSQQVTHEEDNDDIKCQLQFVKEEAILMRKKMAKIDKEKDRLECELQKYRSFYGDLDSPLPKGEAGGPPTTREAELKLRLRLVEEEANILGRKIVELEVENRGLKAELDDIRGHYEKEGAAGEDYIGVGASAFRDQSEAVSELRQNLQLVEDEAELLRRNLADLEDQNKRLSAEVNKYKYKTGSVQDTSRNNDNSKVTEVLQEELKAARMQINELSGKVMQLQYENRVLMSNMQRYDLASHLGIRGSPRDSDAESDAGKKESDDDSRPPHRKREGPIGGESDSEEVRNIRCLQTPPRSLFSTDGRLLQKNLKDRQQMSDIRLEAERLSRTIDRLITDTSTIITEARIYVANGDLFGRMEEEDESSRIREHELLYRINAQMKAFRKELQTFIDRLEVPKTADEKNTEEPLSVSQNLHPLQYTTFLVCLFILISHQEFSKYKITHIAFKTLQNHHMQSFVKYWRLPIFNLDCYRKPLGCGILPQVPLVNIRLYTVSYTASKDKSTRRESTDFCSYQAGFAEGAVQRFEKRVIFPALLWTMPREGAKLSGTSRRKAVMRLEGYLFEFPLLGDKLLNARASTMLNNIQNFSQLSCYCIKRRPFKFSSGVFTPPNNNPPPETKQ